The proteins below are encoded in one region of Rhizobacter sp.:
- a CDS encoding acetolactate synthase 3 catalytic subunit, translating into MDMSAAEIKRAASAQPQNSPSADPNGSEILVRCLQAEGVKFLWGYPGGAVLYIYDALYKQESIEHILVRHEQAAVHAADGYARATGDVGVALVTSGPGVTNAITGIATAYMDSIPMVIITGQVPTPAIGLDAFQECDTVGITRPIVKHNFLVKDVRDLATTLKKAFHIARTGRPGPVVVDIPKDVSLKTAPFHYPASVEMRSYNPARKGHGGQIRKAVQLLLAAKRPYIYTGGGVVLGNASAELRELVNLLGYPCTNTLMGLGAMPASDPKFLGMLGMHGTYEANMTMQNCDVLLAVGARFDDRVIGNPKHFASVERKIIHIDIDPSSISKRVKVDIPIVGDVKDVLQELIAQIKEAQAKPDVQSLSTWWGQINEWRKRECLKYKSSTEVIKPQYVVETLCELTRNRDTYITSDVGQHQMWAAQFYRFEEPRRWINSGGLGTMGVGLPYAMGIKMAKPDSDVFCITGEGSIQMCIQELSTCLQYKTPVKVVSLNNRYLGMVRQWQELDYQGRYSHSYMDALPDFVKLAEAYGHVGLLVEKPGDVEPALREAIKLKDRTVFLDIRTDPTENVWPMVQAGKGISEMLLGSEDL; encoded by the coding sequence ATGGACATGTCTGCCGCGGAAATCAAACGCGCCGCCTCGGCGCAGCCGCAAAACTCCCCCTCCGCCGATCCGAACGGTTCGGAAATCCTGGTCCGCTGCCTTCAGGCTGAAGGCGTCAAGTTCCTCTGGGGCTACCCAGGTGGCGCGGTCCTCTACATCTACGACGCCCTGTACAAGCAGGAGAGCATCGAGCATATCCTCGTTCGCCACGAGCAGGCGGCGGTTCACGCGGCCGATGGCTACGCCCGTGCCACCGGCGATGTCGGTGTGGCGCTGGTGACCTCGGGCCCTGGCGTGACCAATGCCATCACCGGCATCGCCACGGCGTACATGGACTCGATCCCGATGGTGATCATCACCGGCCAGGTGCCCACGCCCGCCATCGGTCTCGACGCCTTCCAGGAGTGCGACACCGTCGGCATCACCCGCCCGATCGTCAAGCACAACTTCCTGGTGAAGGACGTGCGCGATCTCGCCACCACGCTGAAGAAGGCCTTCCACATCGCCCGCACCGGCCGCCCTGGCCCGGTGGTGGTCGACATCCCGAAGGACGTCTCGCTCAAGACGGCGCCGTTCCACTACCCGGCGAGCGTCGAGATGCGCTCGTACAACCCGGCTCGCAAAGGCCACGGTGGGCAGATCCGCAAGGCCGTGCAGCTGCTGCTGGCGGCCAAGCGCCCGTACATCTACACCGGCGGCGGTGTCGTGCTCGGCAATGCCTCGGCAGAGTTGCGCGAGCTGGTCAACCTACTGGGCTACCCCTGCACCAACACGCTGATGGGCCTGGGCGCCATGCCGGCAAGCGACCCCAAGTTCCTCGGCATGCTCGGCATGCACGGCACCTATGAAGCCAACATGACGATGCAGAACTGCGACGTCCTGCTGGCCGTGGGCGCCCGGTTCGACGACCGCGTGATCGGTAACCCCAAGCACTTTGCCAGCGTCGAGCGCAAGATCATCCACATCGACATCGACCCATCGTCGATCTCGAAGCGCGTGAAGGTCGACATTCCCATCGTCGGCGACGTGAAGGACGTGCTGCAAGAACTGATCGCCCAGATCAAGGAAGCGCAGGCCAAGCCCGATGTGCAGTCGCTGTCGACCTGGTGGGGCCAAATCAACGAGTGGCGCAAGCGCGAGTGCCTCAAGTACAAGAGCAGCACCGAGGTCATCAAGCCGCAGTACGTCGTCGAGACGCTCTGCGAACTGACCCGCAACCGCGACACCTACATCACCTCCGACGTCGGCCAGCACCAGATGTGGGCCGCGCAGTTCTACCGCTTCGAGGAGCCGCGCCGCTGGATCAACTCCGGGGGCCTGGGCACGATGGGCGTGGGCCTGCCGTATGCAATGGGCATCAAGATGGCCAAGCCCGATTCAGACGTGTTCTGCATCACCGGCGAAGGCTCCATCCAGATGTGCATCCAGGAGCTGTCGACCTGCCTGCAGTACAAGACGCCGGTCAAGGTGGTGTCGCTCAACAACCGCTATCTGGGCATGGTGCGCCAGTGGCAGGAGCTGGACTACCAGGGCCGCTACTCGCACAGCTACATGGACGCGCTGCCCGACTTCGTGAAGCTCGCCGAGGCCTATGGCCATGTTGGCCTGCTGGTCGAGAAGCCGGGCGACGTGGAGCCCGCGCTGCGCGAAGCCATCAAGCTCAAGGACCGCACCGTGTTCCTCGACATCCGCACCGACCCGACGGAAAACGTCTGGCCGATGGTGCAGGCTGGCAAGGGCATTTCGGAGATGCTGCTCGGGTCCGAAGACCTGTGA
- a CDS encoding DUF3106 domain-containing protein — translation MPPLFRLDRLTRRSSAFCGLALASFALLAIALPGVAQTTSTASNTKGAQAVPPGGVTWSSLSPSQQHALRPLEAEWGRIDSPRRSKWLEIADRFPSMSPAERARVQTRMTEWAKLTPRERGQARMNFREAQQVPAQERKAKWDEYNALPPEKRQQLAAKAVPSARKPTSEVAADSSRKSNVVPNPSYAPKPKPVAPTVAQARPGATTNLITKRPNPPAHQPAGLPKIAVTSGFVDQSTLLPKRGPQGAATRSAAAPASAPSRQ, via the coding sequence GTGCCCCCACTCTTCCGCCTCGACCGTCTCACGCGGCGCAGCAGCGCTTTCTGCGGTTTGGCGCTGGCATCGTTTGCGCTGCTCGCGATCGCCCTGCCGGGCGTGGCCCAGACGACTTCGACCGCCTCCAATACCAAAGGTGCGCAGGCGGTTCCACCGGGTGGTGTGACCTGGTCCTCCCTCAGCCCCAGCCAGCAGCATGCGCTGCGCCCACTCGAAGCCGAGTGGGGGCGCATTGACAGCCCGCGGCGCTCGAAGTGGCTCGAGATTGCCGATCGCTTCCCCTCGATGTCGCCCGCTGAACGGGCCCGCGTGCAGACCCGCATGACCGAATGGGCCAAGCTGACACCGCGCGAGCGCGGCCAGGCCCGCATGAACTTCCGCGAGGCCCAGCAGGTGCCCGCGCAGGAGCGCAAGGCCAAATGGGACGAGTACAACGCGCTTCCGCCTGAGAAGCGCCAGCAACTCGCGGCCAAAGCCGTGCCCTCGGCGCGCAAGCCGACCAGCGAGGTCGCTGCCGACTCGAGCCGGAAGTCGAACGTGGTGCCCAACCCGTCCTACGCCCCCAAACCCAAGCCGGTCGCCCCCACCGTGGCGCAAGCCCGCCCTGGGGCCACCACCAACCTGATCACCAAACGGCCGAACCCGCCCGCCCATCAACCCGCGGGGCTGCCGAAGATCGCGGTGACCTCGGGTTTCGTCGACCAGTCGACCCTGCTGCCCAAGCGTGGCCCGCAAGGGGCCGCGACCCGGTCGGCTGCGGCTCCAGCCTCAGCCCCTTCCCGTCAATGA
- the ilvC gene encoding ketol-acid reductoisomerase has product MKVYYDKDADLSLIKGKNVAIIGYGSQGHAHAQNLNDSGVKVTVGLRKGGASWPKVEKAGLKVAEVADAVKAADVVMILLPDEQIAAVYYKDIEPNIRQGASLVFAHGFNVHYGFVTPRADLDVWMVAPKAPGHTVRGTYAQGGGVPHLIAVHADKSGKARDLALSYAAANGGGKAGIIETNFREETETDLFGEQAVLCGGTVELIKAGFETLVEAGYAPEMAYFECLHELKLIVDMIYEGGIANMNYSISNNAEYGEYVTGPRVVTEETKKVMKQVLKDIQTGDYAKSFILENKAGAPTLLSRRRLMAEHPIEQVGEKLRAMMPWIKKNKLVDQSKN; this is encoded by the coding sequence ATGAAGGTTTACTACGATAAGGACGCCGACCTGAGCCTGATCAAGGGCAAGAACGTCGCCATCATTGGCTACGGCTCGCAGGGCCATGCACACGCGCAGAACCTGAACGACAGCGGCGTGAAGGTCACCGTCGGCCTGCGCAAAGGCGGCGCTTCGTGGCCCAAGGTCGAGAAGGCCGGCCTGAAGGTCGCGGAAGTCGCTGACGCCGTGAAGGCCGCCGACGTCGTCATGATCCTGCTGCCCGACGAGCAGATCGCTGCCGTCTACTACAAGGACATCGAGCCGAACATTCGCCAAGGCGCTTCGCTCGTGTTCGCCCACGGCTTCAATGTGCACTACGGCTTCGTCACGCCGCGCGCCGACCTCGACGTGTGGATGGTTGCCCCCAAGGCCCCCGGCCACACCGTGCGCGGCACCTACGCCCAGGGTGGCGGCGTGCCTCACCTGATCGCCGTGCATGCCGACAAGTCGGGCAAGGCGCGTGACCTGGCCCTGAGCTACGCCGCGGCCAACGGCGGCGGCAAGGCCGGCATCATCGAAACCAACTTCCGCGAAGAAACCGAGACCGACCTCTTCGGCGAGCAGGCCGTGCTGTGCGGCGGCACCGTCGAGCTGATCAAGGCTGGTTTCGAGACCCTGGTGGAAGCCGGGTATGCGCCCGAGATGGCCTACTTCGAGTGCCTGCACGAGCTGAAGCTGATCGTGGACATGATCTACGAAGGCGGCATCGCGAACATGAACTACTCGATCTCGAACAACGCCGAATACGGTGAGTACGTCACCGGCCCGCGCGTCGTGACCGAAGAGACCAAGAAGGTCATGAAGCAGGTGCTGAAGGACATCCAGACCGGCGATTACGCCAAGAGCTTCATCCTCGAAAACAAGGCCGGTGCTCCCACGCTGTTGTCGCGCCGCCGCCTGATGGCCGAGCACCCGATCGAACAGGTCGGCGAGAAGCTGCGCGCGATGATGCCCTGGATCAAGAAGAACAAGCTGGTCGACCAGAGCAAGAACTGA
- a CDS encoding DUF3619 family protein codes for MNRTELRPYAPAELEAFEARLALRMTARLTEKSAELPQDVTERLRFAREQALQRAQAARATTSAASATVANGGGTLVLGNPGGSGRWMQLAAWLPLVALVGGLVLIQRLHTQSQIAAAAEIDASILADDLPPAAYSDPGFVEFLKTPRD; via the coding sequence ATGAACCGCACCGAACTTCGTCCTTACGCACCTGCCGAGCTGGAAGCCTTTGAGGCCCGGCTCGCCCTGCGCATGACCGCTCGGTTGACGGAAAAGTCCGCCGAGCTGCCGCAAGACGTCACCGAGCGGCTGCGCTTCGCCCGCGAGCAGGCACTGCAGCGCGCCCAGGCGGCGCGCGCCACCACGAGCGCGGCGTCTGCCACCGTGGCCAATGGCGGTGGCACCCTCGTGCTGGGCAACCCTGGCGGCTCCGGGCGGTGGATGCAGCTTGCCGCATGGCTGCCGCTCGTGGCGCTGGTGGGGGGTCTGGTGTTGATCCAGCGCCTGCACACCCAGAGCCAGATCGCGGCCGCAGCTGAAATCGACGCGTCCATCCTCGCAGACGACCTTCCCCCCGCAGCCTACAGCGACCCCGGGTTCGTGGAGTTTCTGAAAACTCCCCGCGATTGA
- a CDS encoding RDD family protein gives MSSLPAASGGEWQAPSLRRRFACLLYESLLLFGVGLVSGALGTLLVKITGLASASSRDALLQGVGIAVYGLYFVWFWTRRGQTLPMQTWRIQLVTSRGERLGVVRALVRYVACALWIAPAAVLAKVNHWPPATTMVAVAIGVVAYGLLALLHPQRQFWHDALCGTRLVTVDSGKPVAT, from the coding sequence ATGAGTTCGCTCCCAGCCGCCTCGGGCGGCGAATGGCAGGCACCCAGCCTGCGCCGCCGGTTCGCCTGCCTGCTCTACGAGTCGTTGCTGCTCTTTGGTGTCGGCCTCGTGTCCGGCGCCCTGGGCACGCTGCTCGTGAAGATCACCGGGCTGGCCTCGGCCAGCTCGCGCGACGCGTTGCTGCAAGGGGTAGGCATTGCGGTCTACGGCCTGTACTTCGTCTGGTTCTGGACGCGCCGTGGCCAGACGCTCCCCATGCAAACTTGGCGCATCCAGCTGGTGACGAGCCGCGGCGAACGCCTGGGAGTCGTCCGTGCCCTCGTGCGCTATGTGGCATGTGCCCTGTGGATCGCGCCCGCGGCCGTGCTGGCCAAGGTCAACCACTGGCCACCGGCCACGACGATGGTGGCTGTGGCCATCGGCGTCGTGGCGTATGGCCTGCTCGCCCTGCTCCACCCTCAGCGCCAGTTCTGGCACGACGCCCTGTGCGGCACGCGCCTCGTCACGGTGGATTCCGGCAAGCCTGTGGCCACATAA
- a CDS encoding diacylglycerol kinase, with product MSNSFKGRTGLDRIVRATGYSFDGLKTAYRGESAFRQETWLAVVLIPASFWVGRSWVEVALLAGSVLLVMIVELLNSGIEAVVDRVSFELHDLSKRAKDLASAAVFLSLVLCGSMWAAALWHRFL from the coding sequence ATGAGCAATTCTTTCAAGGGCCGCACCGGCCTTGACCGCATCGTCCGCGCCACCGGCTATTCGTTCGACGGCCTGAAGACGGCTTACCGAGGCGAGAGCGCCTTTCGGCAGGAAACCTGGCTCGCCGTCGTGCTCATCCCGGCATCGTTCTGGGTGGGCCGCAGCTGGGTCGAAGTAGCCCTGCTGGCTGGCAGTGTGCTGCTGGTGATGATCGTGGAACTGCTGAACTCGGGCATCGAGGCGGTGGTCGACCGCGTGTCGTTCGAGCTGCACGATCTCTCCAAGCGAGCCAAAGACCTGGCCAGTGCTGCCGTGTTCCTCTCGCTCGTGTTGTGCGGCAGCATGTGGGCGGCCGCGCTGTGGCATCGCTTCCTGTGA
- the ilvN gene encoding acetolactate synthase small subunit, whose protein sequence is MKHIIALLLENEPGALSRVVALFSARGYNIESLTVAPTEDPSLSRMTIVTTGSDDVIEQITKHLNRLIEVVKVVDLTEGAYTERELMLIKVRAVGKEREEMKRMADIFRGRIIDVTEKSYTIELTGDASKLDAFIEALDRTAILETVRTGTSGIGRGERILRA, encoded by the coding sequence ATGAAACACATCATTGCCTTGCTTCTGGAAAACGAACCAGGAGCCCTCTCGCGCGTGGTCGCCCTGTTCTCGGCCCGCGGCTACAACATCGAAAGCCTCACGGTGGCGCCGACGGAAGACCCGTCGCTTTCGCGCATGACCATCGTGACCACCGGCTCCGATGACGTGATCGAGCAGATCACCAAGCACCTCAACCGTTTGATCGAAGTCGTGAAGGTCGTCGACCTGACCGAGGGCGCTTACACCGAGCGTGAGCTGATGCTCATCAAGGTGCGCGCCGTCGGCAAGGAGCGCGAGGAGATGAAGCGCATGGCCGACATCTTCCGCGGCCGCATCATCGACGTGACCGAGAAGAGCTACACCATTGAATTGACTGGCGACGCGTCCAAGCTCGATGCCTTCATCGAAGCCCTGGATCGCACTGCCATTTTGGAAACCGTGCGCACCGGCACCAGCGGGATCGGTCGCGGCGAGCGCATCCTGCGCGCGTGA
- a CDS encoding TIGR00730 family Rossman fold protein — protein MSHFSLCIYCGSKVGLHVGYEAAARRVGTLIGERGWQLVYGGGNAGLMGAVANATLAAGGRVVGVIPKSLMDREHGHTGLHELHVVDTMHQRKQMMAERADAFLALPGGIGTFEELFEVWTWRQLGYHDKPVGLLNVEGYYDRLLAFLDHSVAQGFVLPAQRPLLQSSSDPVELLDGLSHDAKSATAPDDYRKI, from the coding sequence GTGAGCCACTTCTCGCTGTGCATCTATTGCGGCTCCAAGGTCGGGCTGCACGTGGGTTATGAAGCCGCCGCTCGCCGGGTCGGCACGCTGATCGGCGAGCGTGGATGGCAGCTCGTCTACGGCGGCGGCAACGCCGGCCTGATGGGCGCCGTGGCGAACGCGACGCTCGCCGCAGGCGGTCGGGTCGTCGGTGTGATCCCGAAATCGCTGATGGACCGCGAGCACGGCCACACCGGCCTGCATGAGCTGCACGTGGTCGACACCATGCACCAGCGCAAGCAGATGATGGCCGAGCGGGCCGACGCCTTTCTCGCCCTGCCAGGCGGCATCGGCACTTTCGAAGAACTGTTCGAGGTGTGGACGTGGCGCCAGCTCGGCTACCACGACAAGCCGGTCGGCCTGCTCAACGTCGAGGGCTATTACGACCGGCTCCTAGCCTTCCTCGACCACAGCGTCGCGCAAGGCTTCGTGCTTCCTGCACAGCGCCCGCTGCTGCAATCGTCATCGGATCCGGTCGAGTTGCTCGACGGCCTGTCGCATGACGCAAAGTCAGCCACCGCCCCCGACGACTACCGAAAGATCTGA
- a CDS encoding RNA polymerase sigma factor gives MASDKELSDFLKSVERRAFKRVAYAVRDDDAALDIVQDAMIRLAEKYVDRPAAELPLLFQRIVSNATMDWFRRQKVRNAVVRNFSEYESSSEDGDFDLLETLAAENDSPAAESAADSVSRAQIMLAIDGEVARLPARQREAFLLRYWEELDVAETAAVMGCSEGSVKTHCSRAVHALADALKAKGITL, from the coding sequence TTGGCATCTGACAAAGAACTCTCGGATTTCCTGAAAAGCGTTGAGAGACGCGCCTTCAAGCGCGTCGCGTATGCCGTTCGGGACGACGATGCCGCGCTCGACATCGTCCAGGACGCCATGATCCGTCTGGCCGAGAAATACGTCGACCGCCCCGCCGCCGAACTGCCGCTGCTCTTCCAGCGCATCGTGTCCAACGCGACGATGGACTGGTTCCGCCGCCAGAAGGTCCGCAACGCGGTGGTGCGCAATTTTTCCGAGTACGAATCCTCATCCGAAGACGGAGATTTCGATCTGCTGGAAACTCTGGCGGCCGAAAATGACTCTCCTGCAGCTGAGAGTGCAGCGGACTCGGTTTCCCGGGCGCAGATCATGCTTGCCATCGATGGTGAAGTGGCCAGGCTGCCTGCCCGTCAACGAGAAGCCTTCCTGCTGCGTTACTGGGAGGAACTCGATGTCGCCGAGACAGCCGCCGTGATGGGTTGCTCGGAGGGAAGCGTCAAGACTCACTGCTCTCGTGCAGTGCACGCCTTGGCCGATGCCCTGAAGGCAAAGGGAATTACGCTATGA